AAGCTGGGCGTGTCGTTCAGCAGGGTGCGGCTGTCGAGGCCGCCGCGCAGCGCAAAGGTGGGTGTTCGGCCTCTCCGAGTCGGACGCCGGGACCATCCGCAGAGCCCACGCGGTGCAGCCGGTCACGGCCCTTCAGAGCGAGTATTCGATCTGGTGGCGCGAGGTGGAGGACAACGGGGTGCTGGCCACCTGCGAGGAACTCGGGATCGGTTTCGTGCCGTACAGCCCGCTGGGACGCGGCTACCTGACCGGGGCCATCACCGCGGACCGCGTGTTCGCCAGCAACGACTCCCGCTGCAATA
Above is a window of Deinococcus ruber DNA encoding:
- a CDS encoding aldo/keto reductase, with the translated sequence MFGLSESDAGTIRRAHAVQPVTALQSEYSIWWREVEDNGVLATCEELGIGFVPYSPLGRGYLTGAITADRVFASNDSRCNNPRFTREAIEANQAVVDLLGPIGGEKGATPAQIALSWLLAQKS